From Xiphophorus couchianus chromosome 4, X_couchianus-1.0, whole genome shotgun sequence, a single genomic window includes:
- the adprhl1 gene encoding inactive ADP-ribosyltransferase arh2 isoform X2: protein MEKFKAAMVLGAVGDALGYRKGRWESCTSGKKIQEELASLGGLESLKLDPDNWPLSDAVLMHMTTGEALITDYWCLEDLYREVVRLYVEAMVSLQGRAPDPGTVEPCVHLKPHNFLLAWHTPFNEKGSGFGAAAKAMCVGMRYWQPERLDNLVEVSIEIGRMTHNHPTGFLGSLTTALFASFAIQGRPLVTWGRELMEVIPRAEEYCKKTIRHMAEYQESWFYFEAKWQFYLEEREIDKDGKNKPSFPDGYDAEETDKMYKRWSSEGRAGRRGHDAPMIAYDALLASGSNWAELCKRAMFHGGESEATGLIAGCLYGLINGLSQVPQNLHRDLDKRERLEELGEALYKAASAEKCTEKPDCWKPGISPDVGALRRLLRDPKCRPVLRGIFESLLHYLMHDLLKRTTDNTSMETPKSSTTSQIHTRNTVISDLQKAKKTQFQKGIIAKSSSNTSERCNVNQSQSKADLPSRRLTTFQLLQSKFLRSSPKPFSTNQRAVGILSASRGVQGQDNIIKSRNHNIDTRNKRLKRRGSVKEIVAKFALALQKQQGSKTLKEEPIKHRRIGRGILLNSLMTRFENIAIAFKKSDLFLSHKQACGGDRVACQIKEKVAGVERGKHQVTDQTFNKQNPGKSQQCNSVGQESKSNKIISEQQQRPDILTKANSHSDDKSHLRAAESLDQEICFSLNQMKGEVHDVDIEDKGSEQFSQIPVIEAELFQKVKFAEIKVLPLIFVTEWSLPQPCKVLPQEEIPVNWQRATVLICSLARSKCIDSSPELSTREIKSEVYENWEQDKISEETLGNLLGNLECTSRNLERVESKKTDSIADSKTKPYSLEYTNAEINLQRPKHIQETFSRSVIPSIYRFCGENNQIESTPHPETITPLSENQLSYSSLIHQGSDVSRSTEDIEDKDRCPHVTCLPAVTTRTSKGGAEATHKEAIEERNEDGKLSEKNHIGKPGNCSHLEEIANKEAFADSERDNAKQRPKYKTINYADSSVKQTYKPKIIRFMDTFTF, encoded by the exons ATTACTGGTGTCTGGAGGACTTGTACAGGGAGGTGGTGCGTCTCTATGTGGAAGCCATGGTCTCTCTCCAGGGACGAGCTCCTGATCCAGGCACCGTGGAGCCCTGTGTTCACCTTAAACCTCATAACTTCCTGCTCGCTTGGCATACACCTTTCAATGAAAAGG GGTCTGGATTTGGAGCAGCAGCCAAAGCCATGTGTGTTGGTATGAGATACTGGCAGCCTGAGAGACTGGATAACTTGGTGGAGGTCAGCATTGAGATCGGCAGAATGACCCATAACCACCCAACAG GCTTCCTCGGCTCCCTGACAACAGCATTATTTGCATCCTTTGCAATCCAGGGGAGGCCTCTTGTGACTTGGGGCCGTGAGCTCATGGAGGTCATCCCCCGAGCAGAGGAGTACTGCAAGAAGACAATACGACACATGGCAG AATATCAGGAaagctggttttattttgaggCTAAGTGGCAGTTTTACCTCGAAGAGCGAGAGATTGACAAGGAcggaaaaaacaaaccatcatttCCTGATGGCTATGATGCAGAGGAGACTGATAAG ATGTACAAGCGTTGGAGTTCAGAGGGTCGGGCAGGGCGGAGAGGTCATGATGCTCCCATGATCGCCTACGATGCACTTCTGGCCTCAGGAAGCAACTGGGCAGAGCTGTGCAAACGAGCCATGTTTCATGGAG GTGAGAGTGAAGCCACGGGCCTCATCGCAGGCTGCCTCTATGGCCTCATAAACGGCCTGAGCCAGGTTCCTCAGAACCTACACCGGGATTTGGACAAAAGAGAACGGCTGGAGGAGTTGGGAGAAGCACTCTATAAAGCAGCTTCTGCAGAGAAATGCACAGAGAA ACCAGATTGTTGGAAACCCGGAATCAGCCCCGATGTTGGTGCGTTGAGGAGGCTGCTTAGAGACCCCAAATGTCGACCAGTGCTCCGAGGGATTTTTGAGAGTCTCCTGCATTATCTAATGCACGATCTGCTCAAGAGGACGACCGATAACACAAGCATGGAGACACCAAAGTCTAGCACCACATCACAAATTCACACAAGAAACACTGTCATATCTGATTTGCAGAAGGcaaaaaaaactcagtttcaGAAAGGCATCATAGCCAAAAGCAGTTCCAACACGTCTGAAAGGTGCAATGTCAATCAAAGTCAGTCAAAAGCAGATTTGCCATCTCGGCGCCTTACCACGTTCCAGCTTCTCCAATCTAAGTTTTTAAGGTCTTCGCCCAAACCTTTTAGCACCAATCAGAGGGCAGTAGGAATTCTGTCTGCCAGCAGGGGAGTACAAGGTCAAGATAACataattaaaagcagaaatcacAACATAGACACCAGGAACAAAAGACTAAAAAGACGTGGTAGTGTGAAAGAAATTGTTGCCAAATTTGCCCTAgctctgcaaaaacaacagGGATCTAAAACCTTGAAGGAAGAGCCGATCAAACATAGACGCATTGGAAGAGGAATCCTCCTAAATTCCTTAATGACGAGATTTGAAAACATAGCCATTGCATTTAAGAAAAGTGATCTATTTTTATCTCACAAGCAGGCTTGTGGGGGAGACAGGGTTGCatgtcaaataaaagaaaaagtagctGGTGTTGAAAGAGGGAAACACCAGGTGACTGATCAAACATTCAACAAGCAGAACCCAGGGAAGAGCCAGCAGTGTAACTCCGTTGGGCAAGAatcaaaaagtaataaaattataagCGAACAACAGCAAAGGCCAGACATTTTAACTAAAGCAAATTCACACTCGGACGATAAGAGTCATCTGAGAGCAGCAGAGTCCTTGGATCAAGAGATTTGCTTTTCACTAAACCAAATGAAAGGTGAAGTTCATGATGTTGATATCGAGGATAAAGGTTCAGAACAATTCAGCCAAATCCCAGTCATAGAGGCCgagctttttcaaaaagttaaatttgcaGAGATAAAAGTACTTCCTTTAATTTTTGTGACTGAATGGTCACTTCCACAGCCCTGCAAAGTTCTTCCTCAGGAGGAAATCCCAGTAAACTGGCAAAGAGCCACAGTTTTAATCTGCTCCCTTGCCAGGTCCAAATGTATAGATTCCTCTCCTGAACTATCTACGAGGGAAATTAAATCTGAGGTTTATGAAAACTGGGAACAGGACAAGATATCAGAGGAAACCCTAGGAAATCTGCTGGGAAACCTGGAATGTACTTCCAGGAATTTAGAGAGAGTTGAATCcaaaaaaacagacagcatAGCCGACTCGAAAACCAAGCCATATTCTTTGGAATACACCAATGCAGAGATCAATCTCCAAAGACCAAAGCATATTCAAGAAACGTTTTCCAGGTCTGTCATTCCATCTATTTACAGATTCTGTGGTGAAAATAATCAGATTGAGTCAACCCCACATCCTGAAACTATAACTCCTCTCTCTGAAAATCAGCTGTCATATTCATCTTTGATTCATCAAGGAAGTGATGTGTCTCGCTCAACGGAAGATATTGAAGACAAGGACAGATGTCCTCATGTCACTTGTCTTCCCGCTGTAACAACCAGAACATCAAAGGGTGGAGCTGAAGCAACACACAAAGAAGCCAttgaagaaagaaatgaagatGGAAAActatcagaaaaaaatcatattggAAAGCCAGGAAATTGTAGCCATTTGGAAGAGATTGCTAACAAGGAGGCATTTGCAGACAGTGAGAGAGATAACGCAAAACAGAGGCCAAAGTACAAAACCATCAATTACGCAGATTCTTCAGTGAAACAAACATATAAGCCTAAAATAATACGATTTATGGACACCTTCACGTTCTAG
- the adprhl1 gene encoding inactive ADP-ribosyltransferase arh2 isoform X1 encodes MEKFKAAMVLGAVGDALGYRKGRWESCTSGKKIQEELASLGGLESLKLDPDNWPLSDAVLMHMTTGEALITDYWCLEDLYREVVRLYVEAMVSLQGRAPDPGTVEPCVHLKPHNFLLAWHTPFNEKGSGFGAAAKAMCVGMRYWQPERLDNLVEVSIEIGRMTHNHPTGFLGSLTTALFASFAIQGRPLVTWGRELMEVIPRAEEYCKKTIRHMAEYQESWFYFEAKWQFYLEEREIDKDGKNKPSFPDGYDAEETDKQMYKRWSSEGRAGRRGHDAPMIAYDALLASGSNWAELCKRAMFHGGESEATGLIAGCLYGLINGLSQVPQNLHRDLDKRERLEELGEALYKAASAEKCTEKPDCWKPGISPDVGALRRLLRDPKCRPVLRGIFESLLHYLMHDLLKRTTDNTSMETPKSSTTSQIHTRNTVISDLQKAKKTQFQKGIIAKSSSNTSERCNVNQSQSKADLPSRRLTTFQLLQSKFLRSSPKPFSTNQRAVGILSASRGVQGQDNIIKSRNHNIDTRNKRLKRRGSVKEIVAKFALALQKQQGSKTLKEEPIKHRRIGRGILLNSLMTRFENIAIAFKKSDLFLSHKQACGGDRVACQIKEKVAGVERGKHQVTDQTFNKQNPGKSQQCNSVGQESKSNKIISEQQQRPDILTKANSHSDDKSHLRAAESLDQEICFSLNQMKGEVHDVDIEDKGSEQFSQIPVIEAELFQKVKFAEIKVLPLIFVTEWSLPQPCKVLPQEEIPVNWQRATVLICSLARSKCIDSSPELSTREIKSEVYENWEQDKISEETLGNLLGNLECTSRNLERVESKKTDSIADSKTKPYSLEYTNAEINLQRPKHIQETFSRSVIPSIYRFCGENNQIESTPHPETITPLSENQLSYSSLIHQGSDVSRSTEDIEDKDRCPHVTCLPAVTTRTSKGGAEATHKEAIEERNEDGKLSEKNHIGKPGNCSHLEEIANKEAFADSERDNAKQRPKYKTINYADSSVKQTYKPKIIRFMDTFTF; translated from the exons ATTACTGGTGTCTGGAGGACTTGTACAGGGAGGTGGTGCGTCTCTATGTGGAAGCCATGGTCTCTCTCCAGGGACGAGCTCCTGATCCAGGCACCGTGGAGCCCTGTGTTCACCTTAAACCTCATAACTTCCTGCTCGCTTGGCATACACCTTTCAATGAAAAGG GGTCTGGATTTGGAGCAGCAGCCAAAGCCATGTGTGTTGGTATGAGATACTGGCAGCCTGAGAGACTGGATAACTTGGTGGAGGTCAGCATTGAGATCGGCAGAATGACCCATAACCACCCAACAG GCTTCCTCGGCTCCCTGACAACAGCATTATTTGCATCCTTTGCAATCCAGGGGAGGCCTCTTGTGACTTGGGGCCGTGAGCTCATGGAGGTCATCCCCCGAGCAGAGGAGTACTGCAAGAAGACAATACGACACATGGCAG AATATCAGGAaagctggttttattttgaggCTAAGTGGCAGTTTTACCTCGAAGAGCGAGAGATTGACAAGGAcggaaaaaacaaaccatcatttCCTGATGGCTATGATGCAGAGGAGACTGATAAG cAGATGTACAAGCGTTGGAGTTCAGAGGGTCGGGCAGGGCGGAGAGGTCATGATGCTCCCATGATCGCCTACGATGCACTTCTGGCCTCAGGAAGCAACTGGGCAGAGCTGTGCAAACGAGCCATGTTTCATGGAG GTGAGAGTGAAGCCACGGGCCTCATCGCAGGCTGCCTCTATGGCCTCATAAACGGCCTGAGCCAGGTTCCTCAGAACCTACACCGGGATTTGGACAAAAGAGAACGGCTGGAGGAGTTGGGAGAAGCACTCTATAAAGCAGCTTCTGCAGAGAAATGCACAGAGAA ACCAGATTGTTGGAAACCCGGAATCAGCCCCGATGTTGGTGCGTTGAGGAGGCTGCTTAGAGACCCCAAATGTCGACCAGTGCTCCGAGGGATTTTTGAGAGTCTCCTGCATTATCTAATGCACGATCTGCTCAAGAGGACGACCGATAACACAAGCATGGAGACACCAAAGTCTAGCACCACATCACAAATTCACACAAGAAACACTGTCATATCTGATTTGCAGAAGGcaaaaaaaactcagtttcaGAAAGGCATCATAGCCAAAAGCAGTTCCAACACGTCTGAAAGGTGCAATGTCAATCAAAGTCAGTCAAAAGCAGATTTGCCATCTCGGCGCCTTACCACGTTCCAGCTTCTCCAATCTAAGTTTTTAAGGTCTTCGCCCAAACCTTTTAGCACCAATCAGAGGGCAGTAGGAATTCTGTCTGCCAGCAGGGGAGTACAAGGTCAAGATAACataattaaaagcagaaatcacAACATAGACACCAGGAACAAAAGACTAAAAAGACGTGGTAGTGTGAAAGAAATTGTTGCCAAATTTGCCCTAgctctgcaaaaacaacagGGATCTAAAACCTTGAAGGAAGAGCCGATCAAACATAGACGCATTGGAAGAGGAATCCTCCTAAATTCCTTAATGACGAGATTTGAAAACATAGCCATTGCATTTAAGAAAAGTGATCTATTTTTATCTCACAAGCAGGCTTGTGGGGGAGACAGGGTTGCatgtcaaataaaagaaaaagtagctGGTGTTGAAAGAGGGAAACACCAGGTGACTGATCAAACATTCAACAAGCAGAACCCAGGGAAGAGCCAGCAGTGTAACTCCGTTGGGCAAGAatcaaaaagtaataaaattataagCGAACAACAGCAAAGGCCAGACATTTTAACTAAAGCAAATTCACACTCGGACGATAAGAGTCATCTGAGAGCAGCAGAGTCCTTGGATCAAGAGATTTGCTTTTCACTAAACCAAATGAAAGGTGAAGTTCATGATGTTGATATCGAGGATAAAGGTTCAGAACAATTCAGCCAAATCCCAGTCATAGAGGCCgagctttttcaaaaagttaaatttgcaGAGATAAAAGTACTTCCTTTAATTTTTGTGACTGAATGGTCACTTCCACAGCCCTGCAAAGTTCTTCCTCAGGAGGAAATCCCAGTAAACTGGCAAAGAGCCACAGTTTTAATCTGCTCCCTTGCCAGGTCCAAATGTATAGATTCCTCTCCTGAACTATCTACGAGGGAAATTAAATCTGAGGTTTATGAAAACTGGGAACAGGACAAGATATCAGAGGAAACCCTAGGAAATCTGCTGGGAAACCTGGAATGTACTTCCAGGAATTTAGAGAGAGTTGAATCcaaaaaaacagacagcatAGCCGACTCGAAAACCAAGCCATATTCTTTGGAATACACCAATGCAGAGATCAATCTCCAAAGACCAAAGCATATTCAAGAAACGTTTTCCAGGTCTGTCATTCCATCTATTTACAGATTCTGTGGTGAAAATAATCAGATTGAGTCAACCCCACATCCTGAAACTATAACTCCTCTCTCTGAAAATCAGCTGTCATATTCATCTTTGATTCATCAAGGAAGTGATGTGTCTCGCTCAACGGAAGATATTGAAGACAAGGACAGATGTCCTCATGTCACTTGTCTTCCCGCTGTAACAACCAGAACATCAAAGGGTGGAGCTGAAGCAACACACAAAGAAGCCAttgaagaaagaaatgaagatGGAAAActatcagaaaaaaatcatattggAAAGCCAGGAAATTGTAGCCATTTGGAAGAGATTGCTAACAAGGAGGCATTTGCAGACAGTGAGAGAGATAACGCAAAACAGAGGCCAAAGTACAAAACCATCAATTACGCAGATTCTTCAGTGAAACAAACATATAAGCCTAAAATAATACGATTTATGGACACCTTCACGTTCTAG